The proteins below come from a single Drosophila teissieri strain GT53w chromosome 3L, Prin_Dtei_1.1, whole genome shotgun sequence genomic window:
- the LOC122616377 gene encoding sodium-dependent nutrient amino acid transporter 1: protein MKDSKTEILVSGGLQELETSRCAGSGEALLKPSLLPMALESCELSPDRKARDSWGSSLEFLMSCIALSVGLGNVWRFPFTALENGGGAFLIPYLVVLFVVGKPIYYMEMLLGQFSSRGIVQVFDFAPLMRGVGYAQLLALGVLATYYASVMALTLRYFFDSFAAELPWSFCREEWGDGCVSASGAQPLQGSLSRNFSSSTQLYLQRIVLNETDSLEQGIGYPSGSLALMLGISWLTVTLIIIRGVKSSGKASYVLALFPYIVMFILLVRALTLPGAYEGVMYFLTPQWEKLLEPQVWYNAVTQVFFSLAVCFGVIIMYSSYNRFGHNVYRDAHIVTTLDTFTSLLSGVIIFGILGNLAHESGTKDIASVVKAGPGLAFISYPDAIAKFKMFPQVFSLLFFAMLFMLGVGSNVGMVSCIMTVLKDQFVNVKLWIIVVSISVIGFLVGLIYITPGGQHIITLMDFHGVTFVSLVSAIFELIAVGWIYGTKRLCQDAEYMLNIKTSNYYRICWSIVTPMVMLVILVYSLLTMRPLSYNGQEFPLAYRVIGWCVSGCIIGQLFYWAFYANCKQPKGSLKSRISNSLKPHSDWGPLDPKKLMDYQMFLRNKEEESSKNVNRRCVCYTAGDRIFG, encoded by the exons ATGAAAGATTCGAAAACGGAGATCCTAGTGAGCGGCGGCCTGCAGGAACTGGAGACCAGCAGG tgtgcCGGCAGTGGCGAGGCGCTGCTAAAGCCATCCTTGCTGCCCATGGCATTGGAATCGTGTGAGCTGTCTCCGGATCGGAAAGCCCGCGACAGTTGGGGCAGTTCGCTGGAGTTCCTGATGTCCTGCATCGCCCTGAGCGTGGGATTAGGCAACGTGTGGCGCTTCCCATTCACGGCTCTGGAAAACGGCGGAGGAGCCTTCCTAATTCCCTACCTCGTCGTCCTGTTTGTGGTGGGAAAGCCGATTTACTACATGGAGATGCTGCTGGGACAGTTTTCCAGTCGTGGCATCGTGCAGGTCTTTGACTTTGCGCCCCTCATGCGAG GTGTGGGCTATGCCCAGCTATTGGCCCTAGGCGTTTTGGCCACGTATTACGCCTCGGTGATGGCCTTAACCCTGCGCTACTTCTTCGATTCCTTCGCAGCGGAGTTGCCCTGGAGCTTCTGTCGCGAGGAGTGGGGTGACGGGTGCGTGAGTGCCTCTGGAGCACAGCCCCTTCAGGGATCCTTGTCGCGGAACTTCAGCTCCTCCACGCAACTCTACTTGCAACGCATCGTGCTGAATGAGACGGACTCCCTGGAGCAGGGCATCGGATATCCCAGTGGCAGTTTGGCCTTAATGCTGGGCATTTCCTGGCTAACCGTAACTCTGATCATCATTCGGGGTGTGAAGAGTTCAGGAAAGGCGTCCTATGTCCTGGCCCTCTTTCCATACATCGTGATGTTCATCCTGCTCGTGAGAGCACTCACTCTACCAGGCGCCTACGAGGGAGTGATGTACTTTCTGACTCCGCAGTGGGAGAAACTTTTGGAGCCGCAGGTGTGGTACAATGCCGTCACCCAGGTGTTCTTCTCCCTGGCCGTCTGCTTCGGTGTGATCATCATGTACTCCTCGTACAACCGTTTCGGCCATAATGTCTACCGGGATGCCCACATAGTCACCACCCTGGACACGTTCACGTCACTGCTCTCGGGTGTGATTATCTTTGGCATACTGGGCAACCTGGCGCACGAGTCGGGCACCAAGGACATAGCCAGTGTGGTGAAGGCGGGTCCTGGATTGGCCTTCATCTCCTATCCGGATGCCATTGCCAAGTTCAAGATGTTCCCTCAGGTGTTTTCGCTGCTCTTCTTCGCCATGCTCTTCATGCTGGGCGTTGGCAGCAATGTGGGCATGGTCAGCTGCATAATGACCGTGCTGAAAGATCAGTTCGTGAACGTCAAGCTGTGGATTATAGTGGTCAGCATTTCGGTGATAGGGTTTCTGGTGGGACTGATCTACATCACTCCCGGTGGACAGCACATCATCACGCTGATGGACTTTCACGGCGTCACCTTTGTCTCCCTGGTCTCGGCCATCTTTGAGCTCATTGCCGTGGGCTGGATCTATG GCACCAAGCGACTCTGCCAAGATGCCGAGTACATGCTGAACATCAAGACTTCGAATTACTACCGGATCTGCTGGTCCATTGTCACTCCCATGGTCATGCTGGTCATCCTGGTGTACAGCCTGCTCACCATGCGTCCCCTCAGCTACAATGGTCAGGAGTTTCCATTGGCATACAGAG TTATTGGTTGGTGTGTCTCCGGTTGCATTATTGGCCAGCTGTTCTACTGGGCATTTTATGCCAACTGCAAGCAGCCAAAAGGATCTTTGAAGAGCCGCATTAGCAATTCCCTTAAGCCGCATTCCGATTGGGGTCCTTTGGATCCTAAAAAGCTGATGGATTACCAGATGTTTCTGCGCAACAAGGAGGAGGAAAGTTCCAAAAATGTCAATCGCCGATGTGTTTGCTACACAGCTGGTGATCGCATTTTCGGCTAA